From Bactrocera oleae isolate idBacOlea1 chromosome 4, idBacOlea1, whole genome shotgun sequence:
TTGTTTGCTTGTTACGCAACACGGAGCATAATGTATCTTCGCTACTAGAACGTATCAATGAGAGTCTtctgcaaacaaatattttatcgcCTGCATTTCGACGCCGTCTGCAACCTTATCTTGGAGCAAAGACTTCGCATTTCATACACGAATTAAATAATTTCGCGCGTTCACCCTACGACATGATCGGTTATGATCGAGCTGTACATTATTTACCACAAACACCTGAGGAGATCGTTATAGAGTTCTCATCGTCCGCATCGTCAGATGAAGGAAATGGTTCAAATGACAATGAACGTAGAACGAGAAGCCGTAATTCTCGTACACGTAACGACGGAGAATTTCGCGTGCTATCACGCTCAGGTAACTCTTCGGTTAGTGGATCAGTAGGAGCGTTACTATCATTCACGGTGAGTACTACCTCAGAAGGTACCGAGGCACCTGGCGTCACAGTTTCTATAAATGGACGAAGCGGACAATCTGCAGCGATTAATCTAAGTACACATAATCGTGTCAGTGGCGATATTATTGATCTGGATGACCTTGAAGCGTCCTTTGAGCCGGGGACTTCGCGTGCAGCAAACGACAGTGCTTCTGCGGGAACGGCTGCAGCTTCAACTTCTACAGCCGAAGAAGCGACAGCATCAAGCTCCTCAGTTAATAGACCTTTACAGCCCACcgttaccgaaaatattgaacTCACTTCTAGCAGTAGTGATGAATGCGAGTTCGTATTGGAGCGCAAGCCACCACACCTTCGTACACCCGAACTTGTCAGTCTAAATTCAGAAAGTGATTCTGATGTGGTATTCGTGGATGAATCAAAACCTTTGCGGAAAACCACATTTGCCAGTGTCGACGACGAAGAACAAAAAAGAGAGTTAGAAGATAACAAAACCAGTTCAACCATACAAATAACAACCGGCTTGGGAGAGGCCGACTCGCACACGGCTCGCGATCGTGAGGAGTTATATAATATAGGTGCTAGCACCTCAACGGGCTTGCGATCGTCCGGTGGGGGTAGAGGTATAAAGGAAATCTACGAGCGTTCACGACGTAGCACAGCTTCTCGCCGCAAACGCAACTTGCGCAGCAATCGAGGCAAAGACGAAAACCAACCAAAAACATCTACTACAATGCACAGAGGCAAGAGAATATATGAGAGCAGCTGCACGTCGTCCAATACAGACTCAACATCGACCAGCAGTGATAGTGATGATGAAGATTACAATGTCAAAAGACACCGTACGAAATCGCAACGTAGTACAAGAAACACGAAATCAAAGCGTTCGCGGAGGAAAGGACCACAGCAAACCACCAGCAGTAGCAGCAACAGTGGCGGTCAGAACATCAGCAGCACGAATAGTCGAAAGCGAAAGCTGAGTCCGAGCACAAATAAGGCGCCAAGTGATGACTCCAAACACTTCAAAACGGAAGCCATGAGCTCAGACTCTGAATACTCAAGTGATGACAGCCAAAATTTGATAGAACTGCAGCGTCGCTTGCAAGCGCTCAAAGAACAAGAAAAGCATGGCGGCACCATGGAAAAGATTAATAAAACACTTGCCTACCTAATCGACTGCGAAAAGGGCAACGACTTATTGAACACAAATGGCAATACCAATAATGGTACTGAGCAAATGCCCTCATGTACAGAACAGGTGGGTGAGTTGCAGGAGTTGGACGCTTTGACAAAGCCAGAAAATTTCGATAGCGATACGAATGAAAATAGCGGGCTCAGTCGTCTAGTAGAGGCGGGCGAAGAAAGCGTGGACATCGCTCAAAATGTGTGCATTACATCAACAAATGAGAGCGAAAGAACTGCCGTAAATATCGCAATGGAAGAGGATAACACATTCTCCTCCACGGTGACGCAAACAACGACTGCCACTACCGTTACAACAACTCCGGCTAATAACCGCTCGATTTCGCGCGCCTCGGCCACAACCAACAATACAAATGACAACGATAACGACAATGGCGATGAACATGAGCTCGATAATTGTAATGAGAATGACAATTTCAATAGTTCGGAAACGTCGTCAACGTCTTCATCAACCTCGGATACCTCGGCAACATCACATTCATTGTATTCAGCCTCTAGTGGCGGCGAAGAGGAGGAGGATGAGGAAGTAGATGATGGCAATCGCAACGAAAATGAGACGGATGAGAATCCCCTAGGTCTACACCAACTGCTGGGTACACCAACATGGCTTCCAGATCAGCTAACAAATCCGAGGGCGATTAATGAAGTCGCAGTGTCCCCGGCGCATCGCGAAAGTGGTGATGGCAATGAGAGTTGCGACACCGACGGGCTATCACCACAGCAGGTCGAAGCGGAGGCTGTTTCACTGCCCGGCATTGAAGATGATGTAAGTGGCATATTTTTAAACCAGAACGATACAAGTCTCGTCATGCCCTTCAACTATGACGCCGAGGGAAGTCAAAGCGATGTCGAGTGACAAATGCATGAATTGTAGTATTTAGTAAATTTAGAAACGCTGCAAGAGGAGCAATGAAATAATTCATTCGCAGGAATTTGAATTCATTTTTTTCCACAAGCGCAAGCATtacttaaaacaaaacaaataatcttaccgatttacaagaaaattccAAAATTGTATGAATTGATGCAACAAAAGGCGATTGTAGATCATAACTTTATAGTTTTAGTGCTATATTCTAGTTTCCAGATTTAAGTACACACCTTCATTTAAGTGACAACACTTTGCAAACCCCTTTGCTTTATGTTTAAGACATTTCTGAACACTATGACTTGTTGGTTTCAAGCGAAACAATTAAAGCTCATCCATCAGCAAGCTTTTATACGGACCAGTggtgtaaaattaataattatatgttattaaaagtaataaatataaatcctactttatttttaagattatttctcagtaaatacaaaatttatgttGTAAATGCTGCAACAACCGTTTTTCAGCTAACTGTAAAAGTTATAGTAGAGGTTATGGAGTAGGGTCCTGAAGCCTTGTTCTTCGTAAAATCgcaatattataaaatcataGTTATGGCAATTACTCCTTCGTTTTAATCTGCGCTTTATAAATCAAACTTTTCATGTGCAAAGCGAACTTGAATGAAGGTCATTCCATTTACTCTCTCTCGCTCTCGCTCAgatatattcatacatttttcTATACAGTAAGTATTAGATGTGAAGTTAAACACAAAACCCCTTAGCCCGTTGATTCTTTATCTCTATGTGCATAGTTATGAGACCATTTTTGAAAAGGCAAACCAAACATTTGTCGCACGTAATCATTTAAGAAACTCTGGAGCCCAAATTTatggacacacacacacacaaaccacCCTATGAGGAAGGGAAGGGGTCTGTACAAAAATGAAGCACACAAAGCGTtctacattcatatgtatgtatatttagttaAGTATGAGACACATAAAACAAGGAGTTCGTTACGAACTCGTGACTCGGAGAACGTTTAATTtagcatatatctacatatgttcccttcagtaaaataatatatagattttttattaAGAGCTGCTTATAAACATACTGTGTACTATTAAAGATTAtaacataatacatatattaccTAAATACAAAGAAGTATTTCCAtagacaaaacaaaacaaaacaagtaaaCCCAAAAAGTAAGCATGTCATCTGTATATTCGATTCGTATGCGTTAataaatgtaagaaaatatCACAAACTATTCGTGTTTTTATTCAAAACCGTTTGGGGAAGTAGCTTTCCTAGAAATTTGGTTTATGTGGGTTTCAACCGCTCCTGTTGTAGTGCTCGGTTGCATTCCAAGCAATCAATTGTTTTGAGGAATTCTTCTGGAATCTTAGGAAATGGAGACCAATACTTGGTAGTattcttcaaaattaattaGGGAATTCTTATGCcggcacaataacaacaaatgcaaataccTCAATCCTTTCCATAATGGAATTCTCAAAGCTAAAATGGCGTGAACAGAACTTTGAGTTGAgagtttgtacatatattttttttattattaaaatgaatgaGACagactttaaataataatagtaataaatttccgctattttgtaaatttttaattttttagaccGTAGGTCATAGTATGAACAATATATTCTAGCTTAATGGAGAAGGTCGGAATCACTGCAGAAGTGGAGGAACTTTTATTTAGCGCCGTCAGAGATCGCATGTAACTCgacaaatattaaacttttttcttcaaaaatgttactgtgtgtttttaaaaaataaagccTTTTTAAACCGCCTCATTCATTTCACCACTGATAACATTACAAATAGCAACCCTCGTATACTTTTACAGTGGGCATAGAGGGTGCGCGAAGGGTGAGTGCGCGATAGGcgaatttttcgaaatgctAATAAAATCACGCTCAAGCGGAGACCTTTCACAAACGCCGCATTACTAGGAAACAAAAAGATAAGCTTGGTTGAGCTCGTGTTGAATGCTGCACATAGGTTGCCATTCAccgctattaatattaaaaatgatacATGTTGGTAAAtataatcaataaaatatatgtaatattaccTATTCGTACgacgtatatgtatttatataaatacaaatgtacacATGGATGTACGTACGTAAAATGGTGTAGTGCAGAAACCCCAACGGGAATCTGTGCTGAAAGGTCGTgccgttttattattatgggCAACTGCCGGTTATAGCGATCTACCAAATTTTCGATATAACATTTTGGATGTAAAAGTTTGGAGCAAAACAGGATTCGGTCTCGAGGACTGGCTCTTCATCGTCGCTTAGTGTCGTTCTTTCTAACATTTCTTGAGTTCTGACAATGGGAAAAGTTATTTGTATCCAtttaaatgatatatatattacgGGTATTTATCTTGAACTCAAGACGTCTAGAATTCGAGTCCATGACTATCGTTACTAATTTATTTAGCTCACAGGGCTTTAGCGGTCACCAATTCAAATTTCAAGCCGCATCGGCAATCCTTTGCTTTTATAGCCGCTGTTAAAGTAGGGAAATCAAATTAAGCGTTTGCGTGCCGCATCTCAAAAGCagttatata
This genomic window contains:
- the Topors gene encoding E3 ubiquitin-protein ligase Topors, translating into MSTPAVVEGTAVTSEPADSYINLSNNIRPASAADSSARTSAMSANTFRRGRSGSARSSQGATERIEGNNNNAVSSTSSANESVPEHGNLAPATAEDLNLPQTLTPLMRIKLFELSTSSSESEGDENNQGTNEGEAANNGDARRAASPPPNCAICLGRCKNKCFTDSCMHQFCFKCLCEWSKVKPECPLCKQTFKSIIHNVKSIDQFEEYHVQPPTVQIPHRPVEVTLRSLPYIFDAVVVEGRDWELPRRRNSAHRIRPASSGIFYPSAMSDATSNGEHGNGSNGTSVYNHLVYRNELLDMYRQEEPDAIASSGTLSQLWRRFIYDRRLFALPVCDITGRFRESTARFYRDNPAQVHRLMPWINRDIVCLLRNTEHNVSSLLERINESLLQTNILSPAFRRRLQPYLGAKTSHFIHELNNFARSPYDMIGYDRAVHYLPQTPEEIVIEFSSSASSDEGNGSNDNERRTRSRNSRTRNDGEFRVLSRSGNSSVSGSVGALLSFTVSTTSEGTEAPGVTVSINGRSGQSAAINLSTHNRVSGDIIDLDDLEASFEPGTSRAANDSASAGTAAASTSTAEEATASSSSVNRPLQPTVTENIELTSSSSDECEFVLERKPPHLRTPELVSLNSESDSDVVFVDESKPLRKTTFASVDDEEQKRELEDNKTSSTIQITTGLGEADSHTARDREELYNIGASTSTGLRSSGGGRGIKEIYERSRRSTASRRKRNLRSNRGKDENQPKTSTTMHRGKRIYESSCTSSNTDSTSTSSDSDDEDYNVKRHRTKSQRSTRNTKSKRSRRKGPQQTTSSSSNSGGQNISSTNSRKRKLSPSTNKAPSDDSKHFKTEAMSSDSEYSSDDSQNLIELQRRLQALKEQEKHGGTMEKINKTLAYLIDCEKGNDLLNTNGNTNNGTEQMPSCTEQVGELQELDALTKPENFDSDTNENSGLSRLVEAGEESVDIAQNVCITSTNESERTAVNIAMEEDNTFSSTVTQTTTATTVTTTPANNRSISRASATTNNTNDNDNDNGDEHELDNCNENDNFNSSETSSTSSSTSDTSATSHSLYSASSGGEEEEDEEVDDGNRNENETDENPLGLHQLLGTPTWLPDQLTNPRAINEVAVSPAHRESGDGNESCDTDGLSPQQVEAEAVSLPGIEDDVSGIFLNQNDTSLVMPFNYDAEGSQSDVE